In a genomic window of Hyphomonas sp.:
- a CDS encoding helix-turn-helix transcriptional regulator: MKQSTSRAPTAVDQMVGEKIRKLRLDRNLTLAELGSELGISHQQLQKYETGTNRLSAGMLANVAEVLRVSIASLFEDENANDGKKVDPSAKVRAECHSWIDRTPSKERLSMMARVLRAMSAD; encoded by the coding sequence ATGAAGCAATCTACTTCCAGAGCCCCGACCGCGGTCGATCAAATGGTTGGCGAGAAGATCCGAAAACTTCGTCTTGACCGTAATCTCACGCTTGCCGAACTGGGATCGGAGCTGGGCATCAGCCACCAGCAACTTCAGAAGTACGAGACCGGCACCAACCGCCTGAGCGCCGGCATGCTGGCCAATGTCGCGGAGGTATTGCGCGTCTCCATTGCGAGCCTGTTTGAGGACGAAAATGCAAACGATGGCAAGAAGGTAGACCCTTCTGCCAAGGTGCGCGCCGAATGCCATTCCTGGATTGACCGGACGCCGTCGAAGGAACGCCTCAGCATGATGGCGCGTGTCCTTCGGGCAATGTCGGCAGACTAG
- a CDS encoding LysR family transcriptional regulator: MTNLRIDWDKLRVFKAVAEIGSMTSAAARLKESPPTVSRKIDELEEFLNSKLFTRSTRGVELTETGKVVLRYAQLMEDAANEVLSQAIGKSSGLEGRIRIGTGDGVGPYWIAPRLKEFQEAHPSAQIRMHIDEHEPDLLNDEADISIQFSEPRDPEIISHKLGTLHYIGFASQEYLNSRDSQPSSLFEYHHHRCILHESYVQQVERWAPKAEELKKMIDFAFVTNSASAMIELCRQGGGIALLPTYQQDVFPDLVALDMSEVAPIQFWMAYTEQTRRSPLGNLMIEWIKGLFDKQASPWFTDDFIHPKQVAKLRRQTGGSAARLTAF; encoded by the coding sequence ATGACGAACCTTCGCATCGATTGGGACAAGCTGCGTGTCTTCAAGGCCGTGGCCGAGATCGGCAGCATGACGTCTGCGGCGGCCAGACTGAAGGAATCGCCTCCGACGGTGAGCCGCAAGATCGATGAACTCGAGGAATTCCTGAACAGCAAATTGTTCACGCGATCGACGCGCGGGGTGGAACTGACAGAAACCGGCAAGGTGGTGTTGCGCTATGCCCAGTTGATGGAAGACGCCGCCAATGAAGTGCTCAGCCAGGCCATCGGGAAAAGCAGCGGCCTGGAAGGGCGGATCCGGATTGGCACGGGCGATGGTGTCGGCCCTTACTGGATTGCGCCGCGCCTGAAGGAGTTCCAGGAAGCTCATCCCAGCGCACAGATACGTATGCATATCGATGAGCACGAACCGGACCTGTTGAACGACGAGGCGGACATATCCATCCAGTTTTCCGAACCGCGCGATCCGGAAATCATCAGCCACAAGCTGGGAACGCTGCATTATATCGGCTTTGCCTCGCAGGAGTATCTCAACTCACGCGACAGTCAGCCGTCCAGCCTGTTCGAATACCATCATCACCGCTGCATCCTGCACGAATCATACGTCCAGCAGGTCGAGCGTTGGGCGCCAAAGGCCGAAGAATTGAAGAAGATGATCGATTTTGCCTTCGTCACCAATTCGGCCAGCGCCATGATCGAGCTTTGTCGGCAGGGCGGGGGAATCGCCTTGTTGCCGACCTATCAGCAGGACGTCTTTCCGGACCTTGTTGCGCTCGACATGTCGGAAGTCGCGCCGATCCAGTTCTGGATGGCGTATACCGAGCAAACGCGGCGGTCACCTTTGGGAAATCTGATGATCGAATGGATCAAGGGCCTGTTCGACAAGCAGGCATCGCCCTGGTTCACGGATGACTTCATTCATCCCAAACAGGTCGCAAAACTGCGGCGGCAAACGGGCGGCAGCGCCGCCCGGCTCACGGCATTCTGA
- the metG gene encoding methionine--tRNA ligase — protein MTQTRRILVTSALPYINGIKHLGNLAGSMLPADVYARVMRLMGHDVTYICATDEHGTPAELAAQAAGMSVQAYCDEQYEIQRKAGEGFHLSYDWFGRSSRPANSVLTQHFAQVLEQNGLIEERTSKQVYSIDDGRFLPDRYVEGTCPTCGFEKARGDQCDNCGRLLDPVDLIDPYSSVSGSRNIEIRDTNHLYLLQGRMQDRIRDWVNSKGAKWPSLAVSIANKWLDEGLIARAITRDLSWGVPVVGKDGAPREGFEDKVFYVWFDAPIEYIAATQEWAEATGNDWEALWRTDKGADETEYVQFMGKDNVAFHTVSFPVTLLGSGEPWKTVDKLKAFNWVTWYGGKFSTSNKRGVFMDQALDLLPADYWRWYLIANAPEGSDAAFTWEGFQAAINSDLANVLGNFVNRITKYTVSKFDGKVPEAGQAGEAEAWMVAELKDRLPRLIEHYEAMEFRKAAAETRAIWAAGNEYLTKAEPWVKYKSDVDAAAVGVRTGLNLAALFGILALPIIPEAGKKILDALGIPEEHRTFGFRDIAGLLDSLPHGMEISPPDVLFQKIEDTQVAEWTERFGGGDQA, from the coding sequence ATGACGCAAACCCGGCGCATCCTCGTCACCTCCGCCCTGCCCTACATCAACGGCATCAAGCATCTCGGCAATCTGGCCGGCTCGATGTTGCCAGCCGATGTGTATGCCCGGGTGATGCGGCTGATGGGCCATGACGTGACCTATATCTGCGCCACTGACGAGCACGGTACGCCGGCCGAACTGGCCGCCCAGGCGGCAGGAATGAGCGTACAGGCCTATTGCGACGAGCAATACGAAATCCAGCGCAAGGCGGGCGAAGGCTTTCACCTGTCCTATGACTGGTTCGGCCGCTCCTCACGCCCGGCAAACAGCGTGCTGACACAGCATTTTGCACAAGTTCTGGAACAGAACGGGCTGATCGAGGAGCGTACCTCCAAACAGGTCTATTCGATTGATGACGGCCGTTTCCTGCCGGACCGGTATGTCGAAGGGACGTGCCCGACCTGCGGGTTCGAAAAAGCGCGCGGCGATCAGTGTGACAATTGCGGACGCCTGCTCGACCCGGTCGACCTGATCGACCCGTATTCCTCGGTCTCCGGCAGCCGCAATATCGAAATCCGCGACACCAATCACCTCTACCTGCTTCAGGGCCGGATGCAGGACAGGATCCGCGACTGGGTCAACAGCAAGGGCGCCAAATGGCCCAGCCTCGCCGTCTCCATCGCCAACAAATGGCTGGATGAGGGCCTGATCGCCCGGGCCATCACGCGGGACCTCAGCTGGGGTGTCCCGGTCGTCGGAAAAGACGGCGCCCCCCGCGAAGGATTCGAAGACAAAGTCTTCTATGTCTGGTTCGATGCGCCGATTGAATATATCGCGGCAACCCAGGAATGGGCCGAAGCCACGGGCAATGACTGGGAAGCCCTGTGGCGCACCGACAAGGGCGCAGACGAGACCGAATATGTCCAGTTCATGGGCAAGGACAATGTCGCCTTCCATACGGTCAGTTTCCCGGTCACGCTGCTGGGCTCCGGCGAGCCGTGGAAGACGGTCGACAAGCTAAAGGCCTTTAACTGGGTCACATGGTATGGCGGAAAGTTCTCGACCTCGAACAAGCGCGGCGTGTTCATGGATCAGGCACTGGACCTGCTGCCGGCCGATTATTGGCGCTGGTACCTGATCGCCAATGCGCCTGAAGGCTCCGACGCTGCTTTCACCTGGGAAGGCTTCCAGGCTGCCATCAATTCCGACCTCGCAAACGTGCTCGGCAATTTCGTCAACCGGATCACCAAATACACCGTGTCCAAGTTCGACGGCAAGGTGCCGGAAGCCGGACAGGCCGGTGAGGCAGAAGCCTGGATGGTCGCCGAACTGAAAGACCGGCTGCCGCGCCTGATCGAGCATTATGAAGCGATGGAATTCCGCAAGGCCGCCGCCGAGACCCGCGCCATCTGGGCCGCAGGCAATGAATACCTGACCAAGGCCGAACCCTGGGTGAAGTACAAATCGGATGTCGATGCCGCCGCGGTCGGCGTGCGCACCGGCCTAAACCTCGCTGCGCTGTTTGGCATTCTCGCTCTGCCGATCATTCCCGAGGCCGGAAAGAAGATTCTGGACGCTCTCGGCATTCCGGAAGAGCATCGCACTTTCGGGTTCCGCGACATTGCCGGACTGCTCGACAGCCTACCCCACGGAATGGAGATTTCGCCGCCGGACGTCCTGTTCCAGAAAATCGAGGATACCCAGGTCGCGGAGTGGACCGAACGCTTCGGTGGTGGTGATCAGGCCTGA
- a CDS encoding DUF938 domain-containing protein: MDGRRFSPSVARNRDPILKVFREHVCTDGHVLEVASGTGEHGAYLTEALTDLHWTYSDIDPESRTSQAAWRKSAAHDRLSGPLILDASKSDWGEAERPGHWDAIVSVNMIHIAPFEAALGLIAGAGRLLKPGGRLFLYGPFARDGDIAPSNAAFSENLQARDPAWGVRDLDRQIVPMAEEVGLSVAGILEMPANNFSVVFRRQA; the protein is encoded by the coding sequence ATGGATGGCCGCCGCTTCTCGCCGTCCGTCGCCCGCAACCGTGACCCGATCCTGAAAGTATTCCGGGAGCATGTGTGTACGGATGGTCATGTCCTGGAGGTGGCATCCGGCACCGGCGAGCACGGCGCCTATCTGACGGAAGCGCTGACGGACCTCCACTGGACCTATTCCGACATCGACCCGGAAAGCCGGACCAGTCAGGCTGCGTGGCGGAAAAGCGCGGCGCATGACCGTCTTTCGGGCCCCCTGATCCTGGATGCCAGCAAAAGCGATTGGGGCGAAGCCGAGCGACCGGGGCACTGGGATGCGATCGTGTCGGTCAACATGATCCACATTGCGCCTTTCGAAGCCGCGCTCGGCCTCATCGCAGGCGCGGGCCGCCTGTTGAAGCCCGGTGGCCGCCTGTTCCTGTACGGACCCTTTGCGCGCGATGGTGACATCGCGCCGTCAAACGCGGCGTTCAGTGAAAATCTTCAGGCGCGTGATCCCGCCTGGGGCGTCCGGGATCTGGATCGCCAGATTGTTCCAATGGCAGAAGAAGTGGGGCTGTCAGTGGCGGGCATTCTGGAGATGCCCGCCAACAATTTCAGCGTGGTGTTCCGGCGTCAGGCCTGA
- a CDS encoding aldo/keto reductase, which produces MAPVRQVGGRDVFPVGLGCMNITHAYGPPMDEGAAKALLVRALDLGYDFLDTATLYGFGRSEELIGEALRDRRSEYLLASKCVLGFKDGQRTLDARPESIKAACEASLKRLQTDVIDLYYMHRPDPNVPIEDSVGALADLVQEGKIRMIGLSEMGEADLRRAHAVHPIAAMQSEYSLWVRNPEIAILQACQELGVALVAFSPVGRGFLADPPVDPAKFHASDLRGSIFPRFSPKNYAGNLPLLDVARECAGDVGCSVAQLALAWTLAKGDHVVPIPGTTNLQHLEENWRAGQIELSGDIVARLDAHFLPEKAVGPRYNTMGQSVVTTEMYPFEQTQ; this is translated from the coding sequence ATGGCGCCGGTACGGCAGGTTGGCGGCCGGGATGTCTTTCCGGTCGGCCTGGGCTGCATGAACATCACGCACGCCTATGGTCCGCCCATGGACGAGGGCGCGGCCAAGGCATTGCTCGTGCGTGCGCTCGATCTCGGCTATGATTTTCTGGACACGGCGACACTGTACGGTTTTGGCCGCAGCGAAGAACTGATCGGCGAAGCGCTTAGGGACCGCCGCAGCGAATACCTGCTCGCCAGCAAATGCGTGCTTGGCTTCAAGGACGGCCAGCGCACGCTGGATGCCCGCCCGGAATCCATCAAGGCGGCCTGCGAAGCCAGTCTCAAACGTCTCCAGACCGATGTGATCGATCTCTATTACATGCACCGGCCCGACCCGAACGTGCCCATCGAGGATTCTGTCGGTGCGCTTGCCGATCTCGTGCAGGAAGGAAAGATCCGCATGATCGGTCTGTCGGAAATGGGGGAGGCGGATCTGCGCCGGGCCCATGCCGTCCACCCCATCGCTGCCATGCAGAGCGAATACTCCCTATGGGTGCGCAATCCGGAAATCGCCATTCTGCAGGCATGCCAGGAACTGGGCGTGGCACTGGTGGCCTTTTCGCCGGTTGGGCGGGGCTTTCTGGCAGACCCTCCAGTCGATCCGGCCAAGTTCCACGCATCGGATTTGCGCGGCTCGATCTTTCCACGCTTCTCCCCGAAAAATTATGCAGGGAATTTGCCATTGCTGGACGTTGCGCGCGAATGTGCCGGAGATGTGGGGTGCAGCGTCGCTCAACTCGCGCTCGCCTGGACGTTGGCAAAGGGCGACCACGTGGTTCCAATACCGGGCACGACGAACTTGCAGCATCTCGAGGAGAACTGGCGGGCAGGGCAAATTGAACTTTCAGGCGACATCGTCGCAAGGCTTGATGCGCACTTCCTGCCGGAGAAGGCCGTTGGCCCGCGCTACAATACGATGGGCCAGTCAGTGGTGACCACGGAAATGTATCCGTTCGAGCAGACGCAATGA
- a CDS encoding class I adenylate-forming enzyme family protein, which produces MPADTLPNWPAMSIAQANDLLAGPGSPLELVDGVVDGVEMKLYKNAPPSVPLILQLASVQYADRDYIVYEDERVTFSALAKAVVKLAGVMQETYGIQKGDRVAIIMRNYPQWPVAFFAASMIGAIATPMNSWWTGEELEYGLSFAGVKLAVVDPQIYERIRAAWENLPDLKNVIIARDPEGEYGDPRVAQMETHIGGANDWAGLPDVSWPAINVGPDDDATIMYTSGTTGKPKGALATHRAVVSNMFNSMTCQARMFLRKGEPVPEPDPNEQRATLLAIPFFHATGAFAIMIPSLMRGDKIVSMYKWDAGKALPIIEQEKVTAVGGVPAIAWQLLEHPDRDKYDLSSIAAISYGGAPSAPELVSTIKKRFPDAAPGNGWGMTETCATATLNIGEDYVNRPGSAGAPPKAVELKICDSDGNELPQGEVGELWCKGAMNCKLYWNRPDATAETFRDGWVVTGDLARLDEEGFLYLVDRAKDMLIRGGENVYCIEVENALYEHSAVMDAAVVGIPHKVLGEEVGAVVQLKPGTSVTEDELRAHAAGHLAAFKVPVKIIFMEEPLPRNANGKILKPVLRELFQKPEPA; this is translated from the coding sequence ATGCCCGCAGACACCTTGCCGAACTGGCCCGCCATGTCCATCGCCCAGGCGAACGACCTCCTGGCCGGACCAGGCTCTCCGCTTGAACTGGTTGATGGCGTCGTCGATGGCGTCGAGATGAAGCTCTACAAGAACGCGCCGCCTTCCGTGCCGCTGATCCTGCAACTGGCGAGCGTCCAGTACGCCGACCGTGACTATATCGTCTATGAGGATGAGCGCGTCACGTTCAGCGCACTGGCCAAGGCGGTGGTGAAACTGGCCGGGGTCATGCAGGAAACCTATGGCATCCAGAAGGGCGACCGTGTCGCGATCATCATGCGGAACTATCCGCAATGGCCCGTGGCGTTTTTCGCTGCATCCATGATCGGCGCCATCGCAACGCCGATGAATTCCTGGTGGACCGGCGAGGAGCTGGAATACGGCCTCTCCTTTGCCGGCGTGAAGCTGGCGGTTGTGGACCCGCAGATCTATGAGCGCATCCGGGCGGCATGGGAAAACCTGCCGGACCTGAAAAATGTGATCATCGCGCGCGACCCTGAAGGCGAATATGGCGATCCGCGTGTGGCCCAGATGGAAACCCATATTGGCGGAGCGAATGACTGGGCAGGCCTGCCCGACGTGTCCTGGCCGGCGATCAATGTCGGGCCCGATGACGACGCCACGATCATGTACACGTCCGGGACGACCGGAAAGCCGAAAGGGGCGCTCGCCACCCATCGGGCGGTGGTGTCCAACATGTTCAATTCGATGACGTGTCAGGCCCGCATGTTCCTGCGCAAGGGAGAGCCGGTGCCGGAGCCCGATCCGAACGAGCAGCGTGCGACGCTTCTGGCCATTCCATTCTTCCATGCGACCGGCGCGTTCGCGATCATGATCCCGTCCCTGATGCGCGGTGACAAGATTGTGTCCATGTACAAATGGGACGCCGGCAAGGCCCTGCCGATCATCGAGCAGGAAAAGGTCACGGCGGTCGGAGGAGTGCCGGCAATCGCCTGGCAGCTTCTCGAACATCCGGACCGGGACAAGTATGACCTGTCCTCGATTGCCGCCATTTCCTATGGGGGCGCGCCATCCGCACCGGAACTCGTCTCCACGATCAAGAAGCGCTTCCCGGATGCGGCGCCCGGCAATGGCTGGGGCATGACGGAGACCTGCGCCACGGCCACGCTGAATATCGGCGAAGACTATGTGAACCGGCCCGGCAGCGCCGGGGCGCCGCCCAAGGCGGTCGAACTGAAAATCTGCGATTCGGATGGCAATGAGCTGCCCCAGGGCGAGGTCGGCGAACTCTGGTGCAAGGGTGCAATGAACTGCAAGCTGTACTGGAACCGTCCGGACGCCACGGCGGAAACCTTCCGGGATGGCTGGGTCGTGACCGGAGATCTTGCGCGTCTGGACGAAGAGGGCTTCCTGTATCTGGTTGACCGGGCAAAGGACATGCTGATCCGCGGTGGGGAGAATGTCTACTGTATCGAGGTTGAAAACGCCCTGTACGAACATTCCGCCGTTATGGACGCAGCCGTCGTCGGCATCCCGCACAAGGTGCTGGGCGAGGAAGTTGGCGCGGTGGTGCAACTGAAGCCGGGTACGTCGGTGACCGAGGATGAGTTGCGCGCTCACGCCGCTGGTCATCTGGCCGCGTTCAAGGTGCCGGTGAAGATCATTTTCATGGAGGAGCCGCTGCCGCGCAATGCAAACGGCAAGATCCTGAAGCCGGTCCTGCGCGAGCTGTTCCAGAAACCGGAGCCGGCCTGA
- the dxs gene encoding 1-deoxy-D-xylulose-5-phosphate synthase, protein MTDARPNRLLDSIQSPDDLKGRSRAELKQIADEVRDEVIDVVSVTGGHLGSGLGVVELTLAIHAVFDTPDDKLIFDVGHQCYPHKILTGRRDQMRTLRQAGGLSGFTKRSESEYDPFGAAHASTSISAGHGFAKARDLQGGKNHVVCVIGDGSMSAGMAYEAMNNAGANKSRLIVILNDNDMSIAPPVGAMSNYLSKLVSSRPYRGLRRIAKKVVSPMGLESPARRAEEYLRGFAMGGTLFEELGFYYVGPIDGHDLDTLLPVLENVKAMRDGPILIHAVTQKGKGYAPAENSADKYHGVSKFSVITGEQSKPQPKAPNYQKVFGRTLAQLAETDDRICAITAAMPSGTSTDIFAKQFPDRHFDVGIAEQHAVTFAAGLAADGMKPFAAIYSTFLQRGYDQVVHDVAIQKLPVRFAIDRAGLVGADGATHAGSFDIGYLGALPGMVCMAAADEAELARMVVTAAGIDDGPSAFRYPRGEGTGVTVPDNPQPLEIGKGRIVREGTSVAILSYGTRLGEAVKAAEMLAAQGLSASVADARFAKPLDADLVERLAREHEVLITVEEGAMGGFGSFVLEHLARAGALDGGLKIRPMTLPDTFQDQDSPYQMYETAGLNARHIAAQAIEALGRGDLAELERVASA, encoded by the coding sequence ATGACCGACGCCCGCCCCAACAGACTGCTGGATTCCATCCAATCGCCGGATGACCTGAAAGGCCGGTCGCGGGCGGAGCTGAAGCAGATTGCCGACGAGGTGCGGGACGAAGTCATTGATGTCGTGTCGGTCACCGGCGGGCATCTCGGATCCGGTCTTGGCGTAGTGGAACTGACCCTGGCCATCCATGCCGTGTTCGACACGCCGGATGACAAGCTGATCTTTGACGTCGGCCACCAATGCTATCCCCACAAGATCCTGACCGGACGCCGCGACCAGATGCGCACGCTGCGCCAGGCGGGCGGCCTGTCCGGGTTCACGAAACGGTCGGAAAGCGAATACGACCCCTTCGGCGCGGCGCATGCCTCCACCTCGATCTCGGCCGGCCATGGCTTTGCCAAGGCGCGGGACTTGCAGGGGGGCAAGAATCACGTCGTCTGCGTGATCGGCGACGGGTCGATGTCTGCCGGCATGGCCTATGAGGCCATGAACAATGCCGGGGCCAACAAGTCGCGCCTGATCGTGATCCTCAACGACAATGACATGTCCATCGCGCCGCCGGTCGGTGCGATGAGCAACTATCTGTCGAAGCTCGTCTCGTCGCGGCCGTATCGGGGGCTGCGCCGGATTGCCAAGAAGGTGGTCTCGCCAATGGGGTTGGAAAGCCCGGCGCGCCGGGCGGAAGAATATCTGCGCGGCTTTGCGATGGGCGGCACGCTGTTCGAGGAACTCGGTTTCTATTATGTCGGCCCGATTGACGGGCATGATCTCGATACGCTGCTGCCGGTGCTGGAAAACGTGAAGGCCATGCGCGATGGGCCGATCCTGATCCATGCGGTGACCCAAAAGGGCAAGGGATACGCCCCGGCAGAGAATTCCGCCGACAAGTATCATGGCGTGTCGAAATTCTCGGTGATCACGGGTGAGCAATCCAAGCCCCAGCCGAAGGCGCCGAATTATCAGAAAGTGTTCGGCCGGACGCTGGCCCAGCTGGCAGAAACCGACGACCGGATTTGCGCCATTACGGCCGCCATGCCGTCCGGCACCTCGACGGATATTTTTGCAAAACAATTCCCGGACCGCCATTTTGACGTCGGCATTGCCGAACAGCATGCGGTGACGTTTGCGGCCGGACTTGCGGCGGACGGCATGAAGCCATTTGCGGCGATTTATTCGACCTTCCTTCAGCGCGGCTATGACCAGGTCGTCCATGATGTGGCGATCCAGAAGCTGCCGGTTCGTTTTGCCATCGACCGGGCCGGCCTGGTAGGCGCCGATGGGGCCACCCATGCCGGAAGTTTCGATATCGGCTATCTCGGCGCGCTTCCGGGCATGGTCTGCATGGCCGCCGCGGACGAGGCCGAACTGGCGCGTATGGTGGTGACGGCAGCCGGGATCGATGATGGTCCGTCTGCGTTCCGTTATCCCCGCGGAGAAGGCACCGGCGTGACCGTGCCGGACAATCCGCAACCTCTCGAAATCGGCAAGGGCCGCATCGTCCGTGAGGGAACGAGTGTCGCAATCCTGTCCTACGGCACACGCCTCGGCGAAGCCGTGAAGGCCGCGGAAATGCTCGCCGCGCAGGGCCTGTCCGCCTCGGTGGCCGATGCGCGTTTTGCCAAGCCGCTGGACGCGGATCTTGTTGAACGCCTTGCGCGTGAGCATGAAGTCCTGATCACGGTCGAAGAAGGTGCCATGGGTGGTTTTGGAAGTTTCGTGCTGGAACACCTGGCCCGCGCCGGCGCATTGGATGGCGGGCTGAAAATCCGCCCGATGACCCTGCCGGACACGTTCCAGGACCAGGACAGCCCGTATCAGATGTACGAGACAGCGGGGTTGAACGCCCGCCATATTGCGGCGCAGGCAATCGAAGCGCTGGGGCGCGGTGACCTTGCCGAACTGGAGCGCGTGGCCAGCGCCTGA
- a CDS encoding polyprenyl synthetase family protein, producing MGDAQEFEQRLKEVADRVTVALDQLIPPASGPEANLMRAMRHAALANGKRMRPFFLLETGAMFEAPEKTLLRAAAALECVHCYSLVHDDLPCMDDDDFRRGQPTVHKAFDEATAVLAGDALLTLAFKILASSETHEDAGIRAMLIERLADASGARGMVGGQMIDMLETDSPRDLNTITRMQRLKTGALISYATEAAAIVGRAREAERNALAGFSNDLGLAYQIADDLLDATGDEDRAGKPLRTDEAAGKANFVTILGIEGARQRVRILASQAKEHLAIFHEKAHILLQSVDFVLDRTH from the coding sequence ATGGGCGATGCCCAGGAATTCGAGCAGCGCCTGAAAGAGGTCGCCGACCGGGTCACCGTGGCCCTCGACCAGTTGATCCCGCCGGCCAGCGGGCCCGAGGCCAATCTGATGCGCGCCATGCGCCATGCCGCCCTGGCCAATGGCAAGCGGATGCGGCCTTTCTTTCTTCTCGAGACCGGGGCCATGTTCGAGGCCCCGGAAAAGACCTTGCTGAGGGCGGCTGCGGCGCTTGAATGCGTGCATTGCTATTCGCTGGTGCATGATGACCTGCCCTGCATGGATGATGATGATTTCCGGCGCGGCCAACCGACCGTGCACAAGGCCTTTGACGAGGCCACGGCGGTCCTGGCGGGTGATGCGTTGCTGACGCTGGCATTCAAGATTCTTGCATCCTCGGAAACGCATGAGGATGCCGGTATTCGCGCGATGCTGATCGAGCGCCTGGCCGACGCGTCCGGCGCACGGGGCATGGTGGGCGGCCAGATGATTGACATGCTGGAGACCGACAGCCCCCGTGATCTGAACACGATTACCCGGATGCAGCGCCTGAAGACAGGCGCGCTGATTTCCTATGCGACCGAGGCCGCTGCCATTGTCGGGCGGGCCCGTGAAGCCGAGCGCAATGCGCTGGCCGGCTTTTCGAACGATCTCGGGCTGGCCTACCAGATTGCCGACGACCTTCTGGATGCGACCGGCGATGAAGACCGGGCCGGCAAGCCGCTTCGCACTGATGAAGCTGCAGGAAAGGCCAATTTCGTGACCATTCTGGGGATTGAGGGCGCCCGCCAAAGGGTGCGTATTTTGGCCTCACAGGCGAAGGAACACCTCGCAATCTTTCATGAAAAGGCCCATATACTGCTGCAATCGGTCGATTTTGTGCTCGATAGAACGCATTAA
- a CDS encoding exodeoxyribonuclease VII small subunit, protein MADAKEKPVDKLSFEEALAELEVIVRQLEAGEVELEKSIAIYERGAALKAHCESRLKSAELKVEQIVQGAKGPTTETASFD, encoded by the coding sequence ATGGCTGACGCGAAAGAGAAACCAGTCGACAAACTCAGCTTCGAGGAAGCCCTGGCGGAGCTGGAAGTCATTGTGCGTCAGCTGGAAGCCGGTGAGGTCGAACTGGAAAAATCGATCGCGATCTATGAGCGCGGTGCGGCCCTGAAGGCGCATTGTGAATCGCGCCTGAAATCCGCCGAACTGAAAGTCGAACAGATCGTGCAGGGGGCCAAGGGGCCGACCACTGAAACCGCCAGTTTCGACTAG
- a CDS encoding histidine phosphatase family protein, producing MPDTTSTGRKRGPIIISRHGRPALDRTAGPRLNWKEYRDWWERYEIGPLADDQDAPDALKQVVADADIVFASARLRAQQTAAKAAPHLQALYDPVFNEAPLPPPLLPGVRYLPKTWNVLARAVWLNGHALDGESVKEARLRAASAAAKLDEASSEGKVYLAAHGWFNRMIRPEMKKLGWKCTFDGGDAYWSFRVYEFK from the coding sequence ATGCCAGACACGACATCGACAGGCCGTAAGCGCGGTCCCATCATCATTTCGCGTCACGGTCGGCCTGCGCTGGACCGGACGGCGGGGCCGCGACTGAACTGGAAAGAGTATCGCGACTGGTGGGAGCGCTACGAGATCGGCCCGCTGGCGGATGACCAGGACGCGCCGGATGCGCTGAAACAGGTCGTGGCCGATGCGGACATCGTGTTCGCTTCCGCCCGCCTGCGCGCCCAGCAGACCGCCGCCAAGGCAGCCCCGCACCTTCAGGCGCTGTATGATCCGGTGTTCAACGAGGCGCCGCTGCCGCCGCCTTTGCTGCCGGGGGTGCGCTATCTGCCGAAGACATGGAATGTGCTGGCCCGGGCCGTGTGGCTGAACGGCCATGCGCTTGACGGGGAAAGCGTAAAGGAAGCGCGCCTGCGCGCGGCATCTGCCGCCGCCAAGCTGGATGAGGCCTCCAGCGAGGGAAAGGTCTATCTGGCCGCACATGGCTGGTTCAATCGCATGATCCGGCCGGAGATGAAGAAGCTGGGCTGGAAATGCACCTTTGATGGCGGCGATGCCTATTGGAGCTTCCGGGTCTACGAGTTCAAATAA